In Archangium violaceum, the following are encoded in one genomic region:
- a CDS encoding response regulator — protein MNHTVLLVEDSNTIRHIIKIYLMKMKLGFLDASGGEQGLQHLETSAVNLIIADVNMPGGMDGLEFVRRVRASEREQVRKVPIVLLTGGKAPDLEARALQAGASEFVRKPVSIEDLAAVVRRHLPLSEDVNLVA, from the coding sequence ATGAATCACACCGTGCTGCTCGTGGAGGACAGCAACACCATCCGGCACATCATCAAGATCTACTTGATGAAGATGAAACTGGGTTTCCTCGACGCGAGTGGAGGAGAGCAGGGGCTCCAGCATCTGGAGACGAGCGCGGTGAATCTCATCATCGCGGACGTCAACATGCCGGGTGGGATGGATGGCCTGGAGTTCGTGCGCCGGGTCCGCGCGAGTGAGCGGGAGCAGGTGCGCAAGGTGCCCATCGTGCTGCTCACCGGGGGCAAGGCGCCGGACCTCGAGGCGAGGGCCCTGCAGGCGGGAGCCTCCGAGTTCGTGCGCAAACCCGTCTCCATCGAGGACCTCGCGGCCGTGGTGCGGCGGCATCTCCCACTTTCCGAGGATGTGAATCTCGTCGCCTGA
- a CDS encoding glucose-6-phosphate isomerase: MTERQLWERYKKYLCEVESVGLTLDVSRMNFADEFIEQMRGRMEKAFDTMETLEKGAIANPDEKRMVGHYWLRAPERAPETGLAKEIQDTVAAIRGFADDVHAGRMKPPKADRFTRVLLVGIGGSALGPQLVADALGTAADRMQVFFFDNTDPDGMDRVLAQLGDRLSETLTVVISKSGGTKETRNGMVEAERAYQQKGLDFGKHAVAVTGGGSELDRYAKKGGWLRTFPMWDWVGGRTSVLSAVGLLPARLQGLDIDGMLSGARDMDEATRKRDLLRNPAALMALMWFHAGNGRGQKDMVILPYKDRLMLMSRYLQQLVMESLGKEKDLDGKVVNQGIAVYGNKGSTDQHAYVQQLREGVNNFFVTFLEVLKDRGGASMQVEPDITSGDYLLGFFLGTRRALFEKDRESMTLTVPDVSARTVGALIALYERAVGFYATLVNINAYHQPGVEAGKKAAGVVLELQGKVLAKLRGDKAKAYTAEELATAVGAADEVETVFKVLEHLSANPDHGVRREPGPTRFDARFRAS, translated from the coding sequence ATGACCGAGCGCCAACTGTGGGAGCGCTACAAGAAGTACCTGTGCGAGGTGGAGTCGGTCGGGCTGACGCTCGACGTGTCGCGGATGAACTTCGCCGACGAGTTCATCGAGCAGATGCGCGGCCGCATGGAGAAGGCCTTCGACACGATGGAGACCCTGGAGAAGGGAGCCATCGCCAATCCGGACGAGAAGCGGATGGTGGGGCACTACTGGCTGCGTGCTCCCGAGCGCGCTCCGGAGACGGGCCTCGCCAAGGAGATTCAAGACACGGTGGCGGCCATTCGCGGCTTCGCGGATGACGTGCACGCCGGCCGCATGAAGCCTCCGAAGGCGGACCGTTTCACGCGGGTGCTGCTCGTGGGCATCGGTGGCTCGGCGCTGGGGCCGCAGCTGGTGGCGGACGCGCTCGGCACGGCGGCGGACCGGATGCAGGTGTTCTTCTTCGACAACACGGACCCGGACGGGATGGACCGGGTGCTGGCGCAGCTCGGGGACAGGCTCTCCGAGACGCTCACCGTGGTCATCAGCAAGTCGGGTGGCACGAAGGAGACGCGCAACGGCATGGTGGAGGCCGAGCGCGCGTACCAGCAGAAGGGGTTGGACTTCGGCAAGCACGCGGTGGCGGTGACGGGTGGGGGAAGCGAGCTGGACCGCTACGCGAAGAAGGGCGGCTGGCTGCGGACGTTCCCCATGTGGGACTGGGTTGGAGGGCGCACCTCGGTGCTGTCGGCGGTGGGCCTGCTGCCGGCGCGGCTGCAGGGGCTGGACATCGACGGCATGCTGTCGGGCGCGCGTGACATGGACGAGGCGACGCGCAAGCGCGACCTGCTGCGCAACCCGGCCGCGCTGATGGCGCTCATGTGGTTCCACGCGGGCAACGGGCGTGGACAGAAGGACATGGTCATCCTGCCGTACAAGGACCGGCTGATGCTGATGTCCAGGTACCTCCAGCAGCTGGTGATGGAGTCGCTGGGCAAGGAGAAGGATCTGGATGGCAAGGTGGTGAACCAGGGCATCGCCGTGTATGGCAACAAGGGTTCCACGGACCAGCACGCCTACGTGCAGCAGCTGCGTGAGGGCGTGAACAACTTCTTCGTCACCTTCCTGGAGGTGTTGAAGGACCGCGGGGGCGCGTCGATGCAGGTGGAGCCGGACATCACGAGCGGGGACTACCTGCTGGGCTTCTTCCTGGGGACGCGGCGGGCGCTGTTCGAGAAGGACCGCGAGTCGATGACGCTCACGGTGCCGGACGTGAGCGCGCGGACGGTGGGAGCGCTGATCGCCCTGTACGAGCGGGCAGTAGGCTTCTACGCGACACTGGTGAACATCAACGCATACCACCAGCCGGGAGTGGAGGCGGGGAAGAAGGCGGCGGGCGTGGTGCTGGAGCTGCAGGGCAAGGTGCTGGCGAAGCTGCGCGGGGACAAGGCGAAGGCCTACACCGCGGAGGAGCTGGCCACGGCGGTGGGAGCGGCGGACGAGGTGGAGACGGTGTTCAAGGTGCTGGAGCACCTGTCGGCGAACCCGGACCACGGTGTGAGGCGAGAGCCAGGTCCCACACGTTTCGACGCACGCTTCCGCGCGAGCTGA
- a CDS encoding alpha/beta hydrolase family protein: MSLPWMLETPAPPADARIPYGTATHQFGDLRLPRGKGPHPVVVVVHGGFWRARYDLEHVGHLCADLTQRGYATWSLEYRRVGHPGGGWTGTFEDVAHGTDFLRTLAARHPLDLGRVVSLGHSAGGHLALWLAGRGRLKPGQALHTGKPFVPRGAVSLAGVVDLERAHALHLGDGIVESFLGGTPTQVPERYALASPSALLPLGVRQVLVHGEEDTTVPVTLSVEYHARATKLGDSVRLVSLPGTEHFEVIDPRAKEWPRVVEAVDSLV; the protein is encoded by the coding sequence ATGAGCCTGCCCTGGATGCTCGAGACGCCCGCGCCGCCCGCCGACGCGCGAATTCCCTATGGCACCGCCACCCACCAGTTCGGGGACCTGCGCCTGCCTCGGGGCAAGGGCCCCCACCCCGTCGTCGTGGTGGTGCATGGCGGTTTCTGGCGCGCACGGTATGACCTCGAGCACGTCGGCCACCTGTGCGCGGACCTCACCCAGCGGGGCTACGCCACCTGGAGCCTCGAGTACCGGCGCGTCGGCCACCCCGGCGGCGGCTGGACCGGCACCTTCGAGGACGTCGCGCACGGAACGGATTTCCTCCGCACCCTCGCGGCCCGGCACCCGCTGGACCTCGGGCGCGTGGTCAGCCTGGGGCACTCGGCTGGGGGGCACCTGGCCCTCTGGCTCGCGGGACGTGGACGGCTGAAGCCCGGGCAGGCGTTGCACACCGGGAAGCCCTTCGTTCCCCGGGGGGCCGTGTCGCTCGCGGGCGTGGTGGATCTGGAGCGCGCTCACGCGCTGCACCTGGGGGATGGGATCGTCGAGTCCTTCCTCGGGGGGACGCCCACCCAGGTGCCCGAGCGTTATGCGCTCGCGTCTCCCTCCGCGCTCCTGCCGCTCGGCGTGCGGCAGGTCCTCGTGCACGGGGAAGAGGACACCACCGTCCCGGTGACCCTCAGCGTCGAGTACCATGCCCGTGCCACGAAGCTCGGGGACTCTGTCAGGCTCGTGAGCCTGCCGGGCACCGAGCACTTCGAGGTCATCGACCCGCGTGCGAAGGAGTGGCCACGGGTCGTCGAGGCCGTGGACTCGCTCGTATGA
- a CDS encoding cytochrome P450, whose translation MQHDPYGLDGPDFRENPFPAYAQLRARAPVYFHASWNAWLLTRYQDVLAGFRDPRLSCKRAERVTPHAMPETMRRMQALMGPMIRYVSSWMLMNDPPDHTRLRSLVNKAFTSRMVESLRPRIQSLTDQLLDRVEDSGRMDVMRDLANVLPVLVIGEMLGLPPEDGERLKAWSDMLAALASGRVALAQVEQAAADFRELERYLEDVLARRRKDPGNDLISTLLAAEEEGRILNEQEILSTCLLLLFAGHETTTSLIGNGLHALLHQPEQLWLLRDSVELPASAIDELLRYDSPVQRMSRLALEDMEVGGQRIAMGERIFLMMGSANRDPEQFSEPDRLDVRRENNRHLAFGMGIHYCAGAPLARLEGQIVIGTVLRRFPHLRVAPERPMWSDNTTFRGMRSFPVLLRPEA comes from the coding sequence ATGCAGCATGACCCCTACGGCCTGGATGGGCCCGACTTCCGGGAAAATCCCTTCCCCGCCTACGCGCAACTGAGGGCGCGGGCCCCGGTGTACTTCCACGCATCCTGGAACGCCTGGCTCCTCACTCGCTACCAGGATGTGCTCGCGGGCTTCCGGGACCCGCGCCTCTCCTGCAAACGTGCCGAGCGGGTCACGCCGCACGCGATGCCGGAGACGATGAGGCGGATGCAGGCGCTGATGGGGCCGATGATCCGCTATGTCTCCTCCTGGATGTTGATGAACGATCCGCCCGATCACACGCGGCTGCGATCGCTCGTCAACAAGGCCTTCACGTCACGGATGGTGGAGTCCCTGCGCCCGCGCATCCAGTCGCTCACGGACCAGCTCCTGGACCGGGTCGAGGACTCCGGACGCATGGATGTCATGCGCGATCTGGCCAACGTGCTCCCGGTGCTCGTCATCGGCGAGATGCTCGGTCTCCCCCCAGAAGATGGAGAGCGACTCAAGGCCTGGTCGGACATGCTCGCCGCGCTTGCCTCGGGCCGCGTGGCGTTGGCGCAGGTGGAGCAGGCGGCCGCCGATTTCCGCGAGCTGGAGCGCTACCTGGAGGACGTGCTGGCCCGGCGGCGCAAGGACCCGGGGAACGATCTGATCAGCACCTTGCTCGCCGCCGAGGAAGAGGGGCGGATCCTCAATGAGCAGGAGATTCTCTCCACCTGCTTGTTGCTGCTCTTCGCCGGGCATGAGACGACCACCAGCCTCATTGGCAACGGGCTCCACGCGCTGCTGCACCAGCCCGAGCAACTGTGGCTGCTTCGCGACTCGGTGGAACTGCCCGCCTCGGCCATCGACGAGCTGTTGCGATACGACAGCCCGGTGCAGCGGATGTCCCGACTGGCCCTGGAGGACATGGAGGTGGGCGGTCAGCGCATCGCCATGGGGGAGCGCATCTTCCTGATGATGGGCTCGGCCAACCGTGACCCGGAGCAGTTCTCGGAGCCAGACCGGCTGGACGTGCGTCGAGAGAACAATCGACACCTCGCCTTCGGCATGGGCATCCACTACTGCGCGGGAGCACCGCTGGCGCGATTGGAGGGGCAGATCGTCATTGGCACCGTGCTTCGTCGCTTCCCCCACCTGCGAGTAGCACCGGAGCGGCCGATGTGGTCGGACAATACGACCTTCCGTGGCATGCGCTCCTTCCCAGTGCTTCTTCGTCCCGAGGCCTGA
- a CDS encoding flavin monoamine oxidase family protein, whose protein sequence is MSKHEGNTPELIDVAVVGGGISGVYSAWRLARDVLHPELGERLTVHLFESSGRIGGRLETVALGDSGQRVDVGAMRFFPGQRLVSSLFQALELPTVPFPSEQLRRLYLRGVLLTPAELARYPDRLPYRLVGEERGKSPFVLLQYVIQLILPNAFELSPSQWEEAKKSCTVNGVPLWQLGFWNLLDQMVSGEAYDYLLNTIGIDSLLSNWNAGEALQLLCFVLKQFQEAEAKGTPPTLAPGEGFQSLALTLAERFVSSKKTKLLLRHRLVSVERVRPSREHHGLELRFELRDEADRPIGEKRVHASHVILAMPKRALELVGQKSPELDTPEVRTLLATVKSEPAYKLYMSYGQSWWNTLGFGPGNSVTDVPLRQVFYGMAVGDSNAPVLLASYTDMDGVSFWKGLAPLATNRMQQFLEQQRGMEHETFGSPGLAETLTPLANVVQRHLGEMHGMKYVPPPRGLVYRDWTEEPYGGGWHSWNPYVEVAGVIGRMRRPVPDLNLYVCGEAYSSMQGWVEGALRSAELVLQNGLRLHRPDWLPADVDLGV, encoded by the coding sequence ATGTCGAAGCATGAGGGAAACACTCCCGAACTCATCGATGTCGCGGTCGTCGGGGGTGGAATCTCCGGCGTGTATTCGGCCTGGCGCCTGGCCCGGGACGTGTTGCATCCAGAGCTCGGTGAACGGCTGACGGTCCACCTCTTCGAGAGCAGCGGCCGGATTGGAGGGCGGCTGGAAACGGTCGCCCTGGGTGACTCGGGACAGCGCGTCGATGTAGGGGCAATGCGCTTCTTCCCGGGCCAGCGACTGGTGTCCTCCCTCTTCCAGGCGCTCGAGCTGCCCACGGTACCCTTTCCCAGTGAGCAGCTCCGCCGATTGTACCTGAGGGGCGTGCTCCTCACGCCGGCCGAGCTGGCCCGATACCCAGACAGGCTCCCCTACCGGCTCGTGGGTGAGGAGCGCGGGAAGTCCCCCTTCGTGTTGCTGCAGTACGTCATCCAGCTCATCCTCCCCAATGCCTTCGAGCTCTCACCCAGTCAGTGGGAGGAAGCGAAGAAGAGCTGCACGGTGAATGGTGTGCCCCTCTGGCAGCTCGGGTTCTGGAACCTGCTGGACCAGATGGTGAGCGGCGAGGCCTATGACTACCTGCTCAACACCATCGGTATCGACTCGCTCCTCAGCAACTGGAACGCCGGGGAGGCGTTGCAATTGCTGTGCTTCGTGCTCAAGCAATTCCAGGAGGCCGAGGCCAAGGGGACTCCCCCCACCCTGGCTCCCGGCGAGGGATTCCAGAGCCTCGCCCTCACACTGGCCGAACGGTTCGTCAGCAGCAAAAAGACGAAGCTCCTGCTACGGCACAGGCTCGTCTCGGTGGAGCGGGTGCGTCCCTCACGAGAACACCATGGCCTGGAGTTGCGTTTCGAGCTCCGCGACGAGGCGGACCGGCCCATCGGCGAGAAGCGGGTGCACGCCTCCCACGTCATCCTGGCGATGCCAAAGCGAGCCCTGGAGCTGGTCGGCCAGAAGAGCCCGGAGCTCGACACCCCCGAGGTGCGCACGCTGCTCGCCACGGTGAAATCCGAACCGGCCTACAAGCTCTACATGTCCTACGGGCAGTCCTGGTGGAACACGCTTGGGTTCGGGCCGGGCAATTCCGTGACGGACGTCCCACTCCGGCAGGTCTTCTACGGAATGGCGGTGGGTGACTCCAATGCCCCGGTGCTCCTGGCCAGCTACACCGACATGGACGGGGTCTCCTTCTGGAAGGGCCTGGCTCCGCTGGCGACCAACCGCATGCAGCAGTTCCTCGAGCAGCAGCGGGGCATGGAACATGAAACCTTCGGCTCCCCCGGCCTGGCCGAGACCCTGACACCCCTGGCGAACGTCGTGCAGCGCCATCTCGGGGAGATGCATGGAATGAAGTACGTGCCGCCTCCGCGTGGTCTCGTCTATCGCGACTGGACGGAGGAGCCTTATGGAGGTGGCTGGCACTCCTGGAATCCCTATGTGGAGGTCGCGGGGGTCATCGGCCGGATGCGGCGCCCGGTGCCGGACCTGAACCTGTATGTCTGCGGTGAGGCGTACTCCAGCATGCAAGGCTGGGTGGAGGGGGCGCTGCGCTCGGCCGAGCTGGTGCTCCAGAACGGCCTGCGGCTGCATCGTCCCGACTGGCTCCCCGCCGACGTGGACCTGGGCGTGTAA
- a CDS encoding protein kinase domain-containing protein codes for MKDIIDGFISKFQLPPEAGQELSEMLRGSAASGFTTEEFDSRMATGSMMSPSSSPEEVSRRPAPAPAPIEVRDVTSRFEDMGLIGRGGMGEVRRIFDRTLRRRTAMKLVKPETQHDESMLARFIAEAQVTAQLQHPSIVPVYDLGKHPDGRLYFTMKEVQGRTLLDVLQEVHQASRTHEPQGMPEWRPAASGWTLRRLIDAFLRVCEGVAFAHSRGVLHRDIKPLNLMVGEYGETLILDWGLAKVLQERAPLEEGVSAAEGGGLLLSGESQMFTLPGSASGTPGYMAPEQAAGRQDLLDPTTDVYALGATLLHVLTGNRPPHGRRVEELLPGHGPGAPASHPPLPEALRRICLRAMAWEQSQRYPDAGALAEDIRAWLDGERRQEEALALVAQVRMLLPEMEALRAMAAERQVAANHLLQKIPPFAPVEDKIPGWDLQDEAARLRREAELKQHQALQLLQAALTQAPDLREAHALLAQHYRRLHEQAERLRDEQAQLQSELLLRVHDRGEHSAYLLGPGAVSLVTNPPGAEVTLHPYESRDRHLIPAEGRRLGVTPLHRLELPMGSYLLRIHYPGRVEVKYPIHIDRLRHWDGVPEGESAPQPIYLPRPEELLENDCYVPAGWFWSGGDPKAQNSLPLRRLWLDGFVMKRFPVTLVEYLDFLNDLVARGQREDAERHVPPQPAWEEGKSRTEQAQPFIERSPEGGFFIDASDTRRFWPVTMINWHSADAYARWRAEKDGVPWRLCAEMEYEKSARGTDGRHFPWGDFLDPTFCHMRHSLSGGRATKVTVDRYPIDESPYGVRGMAGNVHQWCQDAYQVEGPRVVRGRPVLSNGEDISGPGAGGIHRIVKGAPFHASEELCRSAYRNSPPAVYRDVSLSFRLARPFPSP; via the coding sequence TTGAAAGACATCATCGACGGCTTCATCTCGAAATTCCAACTGCCTCCGGAGGCGGGGCAGGAGCTGTCGGAGATGCTGCGCGGGAGTGCCGCCTCCGGTTTCACCACGGAGGAGTTCGACTCGCGGATGGCCACCGGCAGCATGATGAGTCCCTCTTCGTCCCCCGAGGAGGTCAGCCGCCGTCCCGCCCCCGCTCCCGCCCCCATCGAGGTGCGGGATGTCACCAGTCGCTTCGAGGACATGGGGCTCATTGGTAGAGGGGGCATGGGCGAAGTCCGGCGCATCTTCGATCGTACCCTCCGTCGCAGGACGGCGATGAAGCTCGTCAAGCCCGAGACCCAGCACGATGAATCGATGCTGGCCCGCTTCATCGCCGAGGCCCAGGTCACCGCCCAGCTCCAGCACCCCAGCATCGTCCCGGTGTATGACCTGGGGAAACATCCCGACGGGCGGCTCTACTTCACGATGAAGGAGGTCCAGGGCCGCACCCTGCTGGACGTCCTCCAGGAGGTACACCAGGCCTCGCGTACGCACGAGCCACAAGGCATGCCGGAGTGGCGGCCGGCGGCCTCGGGTTGGACTCTGCGCCGGCTCATCGACGCGTTCCTGCGCGTGTGCGAGGGAGTCGCTTTCGCCCATTCGCGGGGCGTGCTGCACCGTGACATCAAACCCCTCAACCTGATGGTGGGTGAGTACGGTGAGACGCTCATCCTCGACTGGGGGCTCGCCAAGGTGCTGCAGGAGAGAGCGCCGCTGGAGGAGGGCGTGAGCGCCGCGGAGGGAGGTGGCTTGCTGTTGTCCGGGGAGTCGCAGATGTTCACCCTGCCGGGGAGCGCCAGTGGAACCCCGGGTTACATGGCCCCGGAGCAGGCTGCGGGGCGGCAGGACCTGTTGGACCCCACCACCGATGTCTATGCGCTCGGGGCCACCTTGCTCCACGTCCTCACTGGCAATCGTCCTCCTCACGGTCGGCGTGTGGAGGAACTGCTCCCTGGTCACGGGCCTGGTGCTCCCGCCAGCCATCCGCCTCTCCCCGAGGCACTGCGGCGCATCTGCCTGCGGGCCATGGCCTGGGAGCAGTCCCAGCGCTACCCGGACGCGGGTGCCCTCGCGGAGGACATCCGGGCCTGGCTGGATGGCGAGCGGCGGCAAGAGGAGGCACTGGCGCTCGTTGCCCAGGTTCGGATGCTTCTACCGGAGATGGAGGCATTGCGCGCGATGGCCGCCGAGCGGCAGGTCGCGGCCAACCACCTGCTTCAGAAGATTCCTCCCTTCGCGCCTGTGGAGGACAAGATTCCCGGCTGGGACCTCCAGGACGAGGCCGCGCGCCTGCGGCGTGAAGCGGAATTGAAGCAGCATCAGGCCCTCCAACTCCTCCAGGCCGCGCTCACCCAGGCTCCCGACCTGCGGGAGGCTCATGCTCTGCTCGCACAGCATTACCGGCGGCTCCACGAGCAGGCCGAGCGCCTCCGCGACGAGCAGGCCCAGCTCCAGAGCGAACTGCTCCTGCGCGTCCATGATCGCGGCGAGCATTCCGCCTACCTCCTGGGCCCGGGCGCGGTCAGCCTGGTGACGAATCCTCCCGGCGCGGAGGTAACGCTGCACCCCTACGAATCGCGCGACCGGCACCTGATACCCGCAGAGGGGCGGCGCCTGGGGGTCACGCCCCTCCACCGCCTGGAACTGCCCATGGGCAGTTACCTGCTGCGCATCCATTACCCAGGCCGCGTCGAGGTGAAGTACCCCATCCACATCGATCGTTTGAGGCACTGGGATGGTGTGCCTGAGGGCGAGTCGGCGCCCCAGCCCATCTACCTGCCACGCCCAGAGGAATTGCTCGAGAACGACTGTTACGTGCCAGCCGGCTGGTTCTGGAGCGGGGGCGATCCCAAGGCCCAGAACAGCCTGCCCCTCCGGAGATTGTGGCTGGACGGTTTCGTGATGAAGCGCTTCCCGGTGACCCTGGTGGAGTACCTGGACTTCCTCAATGACCTCGTTGCCCGGGGCCAGCGGGAGGACGCGGAGCGCCACGTGCCACCACAACCCGCGTGGGAGGAGGGCAAGTCGCGCACGGAGCAGGCCCAACCCTTCATCGAGCGGAGTCCGGAGGGGGGCTTCTTCATCGACGCCTCCGACACGCGGCGGTTTTGGCCCGTGACGATGATCAACTGGCACTCGGCCGATGCCTACGCGCGCTGGCGCGCGGAGAAGGATGGCGTGCCCTGGCGACTATGCGCGGAGATGGAGTACGAGAAATCAGCCCGCGGCACCGATGGCCGTCACTTCCCCTGGGGCGACTTCCTGGACCCTACCTTCTGCCATATGCGCCACAGCCTCTCTGGAGGCCGTGCCACGAAGGTGACCGTGGACCGCTATCCCATCGACGAGAGCCCCTACGGGGTGCGCGGCATGGCGGGCAACGTCCACCAATGGTGCCAGGATGCCTACCAGGTGGAGGGTCCCCGGGTCGTGCGTGGCAGGCCGGTGCTGTCCAACGGGGAGGACATCTCCGGCCCTGGCGCCGGAGGCATCCATCGCATCGTGAAGGGTGCTCCCTTCCATGCCTCCGAGGAGTTGTGCCGCTCTGCCTACCGCAACAGCCCGCCGGCAGTGTACCGCGACGTGTCGCTCTCCTTCCGGCTGGCGCGTCCCTTCCCCTCTCCTTGA
- a CDS encoding SDR family oxidoreductase, whose translation MDFGLKGRRALVMGASSGLGYAIAEQLVKEGARVAICSRSEERIREAAKRMGAALGVAADTTKPGATKGLVEKVVTELGGVDVLVVNTGGPPKGGIEKISAEQWQEGFQSLWMSVVEGLQAALPGMKERHWGRIILVTSVAAREAMSQLTISNGLRAGLMGLVKTVSNEVAEHGVTINGVQPGYHATERLRELGVPEDKITSAIPARRLGKPEELGALVTFLASEQAGYITGQSIAIDGGWMRGF comes from the coding sequence ATGGATTTCGGCTTGAAGGGTCGGCGGGCACTGGTGATGGGGGCCTCCAGCGGACTGGGGTACGCCATCGCTGAGCAGCTGGTGAAGGAAGGGGCGAGGGTGGCCATCTGCTCGCGCAGCGAGGAGCGCATCCGGGAGGCGGCGAAGCGGATGGGCGCCGCGCTGGGGGTGGCGGCGGACACGACGAAGCCGGGCGCCACGAAGGGGCTGGTGGAGAAGGTGGTGACGGAGCTGGGTGGAGTGGACGTGCTCGTGGTGAACACGGGCGGGCCGCCGAAGGGGGGCATCGAGAAGATCTCAGCTGAGCAGTGGCAGGAGGGCTTCCAGAGCCTGTGGATGAGCGTGGTGGAGGGGCTGCAGGCGGCGCTGCCGGGGATGAAGGAGAGACACTGGGGGCGCATCATCCTGGTGACGTCGGTGGCGGCGCGCGAGGCGATGTCGCAGCTGACGATCTCCAACGGCTTGCGAGCGGGGTTGATGGGGCTGGTGAAGACCGTCAGTAACGAGGTGGCCGAGCACGGGGTCACCATCAACGGGGTGCAGCCGGGCTACCACGCGACGGAGCGCCTCAGGGAACTGGGTGTTCCCGAGGACAAGATCACCTCGGCGATCCCGGCGCGCCGTCTGGGCAAGCCGGAGGAGCTGGGAGCGCTGGTGACGTTCCTGGCGTCGGAGCAGGCGGGCTACATCACGGGCCAATCCATCGCGATCGACGGAGGCTGGATGCGAGGCTTCTGA
- a CDS encoding FAD-dependent oxidoreductase, translated as MQEIQRTERVTVVGAGLVGSLLSMYLARRGFQVEVLERRPDMRREAIGAGRSINLAISTRGLHALRQVGLEEEALSHAIPMRGRMIHSATGALAFQAYGKDESQHINSLSRAWLNKSLMTHAEATGRVRIQFKQRVQHLDAERGLLEVLDEESGAVREVRSPVVFGTDGAGSAVRRELVSRPGHVAEQEHLSHGYKELTIPAGPGGAFRMEKHALHIWPRGSYMLIALPNEDGSFTCTLFLPFQGPVSFASLDSPERVVTFFEEHFPDALALIPDLEHDFFHHPTGTMVTVKSAPWHVGGRTLLLGDAAHAIVPFFGQGMNCGFEDCVVLDECLGRHARWEEAFEDFFQLRKPNADAIADMAVENFVEMRDRTADPRFLQEKAVEKVLLNAFPGEFLSRYTLVSFSRVPYRLAYEVGAIAGGIVAELSEGLTRAEDVDLDRARALIHERLVPFVKEHSDGFRLEGSAGTGDGGLQRTGVRHR; from the coding sequence ATGCAAGAGATTCAGCGGACTGAGCGCGTGACGGTGGTGGGAGCGGGCCTGGTGGGCTCGCTCCTCTCGATGTACCTGGCGAGGCGCGGCTTCCAGGTGGAGGTCCTGGAGCGGCGCCCGGACATGCGGCGCGAGGCCATTGGCGCGGGCCGCTCCATCAACCTCGCCATCTCCACCCGGGGGCTGCACGCCCTGCGGCAGGTGGGGTTGGAGGAGGAGGCGCTGAGCCACGCCATCCCCATGCGCGGACGGATGATTCATTCCGCCACGGGGGCGCTGGCCTTCCAGGCGTACGGGAAGGACGAATCCCAGCACATCAACAGCCTCTCGCGCGCGTGGCTCAACAAGAGCCTGATGACGCATGCGGAGGCCACGGGGCGGGTGCGCATCCAGTTCAAGCAGCGCGTGCAGCACCTGGATGCCGAGCGGGGCCTGCTCGAGGTGTTGGACGAGGAGAGTGGCGCCGTGCGCGAGGTGCGCTCCCCGGTGGTGTTCGGCACGGATGGCGCGGGCTCGGCGGTGCGGCGCGAGCTGGTGTCGCGGCCGGGCCATGTCGCGGAGCAGGAGCACCTGAGCCATGGCTACAAGGAGCTGACGATTCCCGCGGGTCCGGGTGGCGCCTTCCGGATGGAGAAGCACGCGCTGCACATCTGGCCCCGGGGCTCGTACATGTTGATTGCCCTGCCGAACGAGGATGGCAGCTTCACCTGCACGCTCTTCCTGCCCTTCCAGGGGCCGGTGAGCTTCGCGTCATTGGACTCGCCCGAGCGCGTGGTGACCTTCTTCGAGGAGCACTTCCCGGACGCGCTGGCGTTGATTCCGGACCTGGAGCACGACTTCTTCCACCACCCCACGGGGACGATGGTGACGGTGAAGAGCGCGCCGTGGCACGTGGGGGGGAGGACGCTGCTGCTGGGAGACGCGGCGCACGCCATCGTGCCGTTCTTCGGGCAGGGGATGAACTGCGGCTTCGAGGACTGCGTGGTGTTGGACGAGTGCCTCGGGCGGCACGCGCGGTGGGAGGAGGCGTTCGAGGACTTCTTCCAGTTGCGCAAGCCGAACGCGGACGCCATCGCGGACATGGCGGTGGAGAACTTCGTGGAGATGCGGGACAGGACGGCGGACCCGCGCTTCCTGCAGGAGAAGGCGGTGGAGAAGGTGTTGCTCAACGCCTTCCCGGGCGAGTTCCTGAGCCGTTACACGCTGGTGAGCTTCAGCCGGGTGCCGTACCGTCTGGCGTACGAGGTGGGAGCCATCGCGGGCGGAATCGTCGCCGAGCTGAGCGAGGGCCTCACCCGTGCGGAGGATGTGGACCTGGACCGGGCCCGCGCGCTCATCCACGAGCGGCTGGTGCCTTTCGTGAAGGAGCATTCGGATGGATTTCGGCTTGAAGGGTCGGCGGGCACTGGTGATGGGGGCCTCCAGCGGACTGGGGTACGCCATCGCTGA